From a region of the Coffea arabica cultivar ET-39 chromosome 3e, Coffea Arabica ET-39 HiFi, whole genome shotgun sequence genome:
- the LOC113737357 gene encoding uncharacterized protein: MGLDNTIIEKNESSNQDRAKAMIFLRHHLDEGLKIEYLTVKDPLVLRRDLKERFDHLKLIVLPKARYDWLHLRLQDFKSVNEYNSVIFRITSQLSLSGEKVTDEDMLEKTFSTFHVSNMLLQQQYREKGFKKYSELIACLLLVEQNNELLLKNHESRPTGASPFPEANATQFQNSGRGRGRGRRGSRGGGRGRGRGRGRDRSRFVPRENYNHGKQQNISQKRNNNYDQKNGEKKNYEEKCYRCGMEGHWSRTCCTADHLVDLYQASLKKKDKNVETNVIDQKNDYDDGDDADMTHLNVADFFEHPEDVNKYPMIV, encoded by the coding sequence ATGGGTCTTGATAATactattattgaaaaaaatgaatctTCAAACCAAGACCGTGCCAAAGCTATGATTTTCCTTCGTCATCATTTAGATGAAGGATTAAAAATAGAGTATCTTACTGTTAAAGATCCTCTTGTCCTTCGGAGAGATTTGAAAGAAAGATTCGACCACCTGAAGTTGATCGTTCTTCCAAAAGCCCGATATGATTGGCTTCACTTACGGCTACAAGATTTTAAATCTGTCAACGAATATAATTCAGTCATATTCAGAATTACTTCTCAATTATCATTAAGTGGCGAAAAAGTCACTGATGAAGATATGTTAGAGAAGACATTTTCTACTTTTCATGTCTCTAACATGCTCCTGCAGCAGCAATATCGAGAGAaaggatttaaaaaatattctgaacTTATCGCATGTCTTCTCTTGGttgaacaaaataatgaattattgttgaaaaatcATGAGTCCCGACCAACTGGTGCAAGTCCATTCCCTGAAGCGAATGCgactcaatttcaaaattctggtcgaggtcgtggacgtggccgtagAGGTAGCCGTGGAGGAGGccgtggacgtggtcgtggccgtggacgTGATCGTAGTAGATTTGTGCCCCGTGAAAATTACAACCACGGCAAACAACAAAATATTTCTCAAAAGAGGAATAATAACTACGAtcagaaaaatggagaaaagaaaaattatgaagaaaaatgctaTCGGTGTGGCATGGAAGGTCATTGGTCCCGTACCTGTTGTACGGCTGACCACCTTGTTGACCTTTATCAAGCatctttgaaaaagaaagacaaaaatgTCGAGACAAATGTTATCGACCAAAAGAATGATTATGATGATGGTGATGATGCTGATATGACACACCTCAATGTAGCTGATTTCTTTGAACATCCTGAAGATGTCAACAAATATCCTATGATTGTTTAG